Proteins from a single region of Fusobacterium gonidiaformans ATCC 25563:
- a CDS encoding cytochrome c biogenesis CcdA family protein, which yields MLNGELFVGAVYLAGLLSFFSPCIFPLLPVYLGMLSSGGKRSLLKTIVFVIGLSSSFVLLGFGAGSVGALLTSSTFRIISAIIVILFGFIQMDVIKASFLERTKLVELKQKEEDSVLGAFILGFTFSLGWTPCVGPILTSILFLSSGGGSPVYGALMMFIYVLGLATPFLIFSFFSKQLGSKMGSFRKYLVPLKKIGGVLIVIMGILLLTDRLNLFV from the coding sequence ATGTTAAACGGAGAATTATTCGTAGGAGCAGTATATCTAGCAGGATTACTTTCCTTTTTTTCTCCTTGTATTTTTCCACTACTTCCGGTATATCTAGGAATGCTAAGTAGTGGTGGAAAACGTTCTCTTTTAAAAACTATAGTTTTTGTGATAGGACTTTCGAGTAGTTTTGTTTTGCTAGGGTTTGGAGCAGGAAGTGTTGGAGCTTTATTGACTAGTAGTACTTTCCGAATTATAAGTGCAATAATAGTAATTCTATTTGGATTTATTCAAATGGATGTGATCAAAGCTTCTTTTTTAGAAAGAACAAAGCTAGTGGAGTTGAAACAAAAAGAAGAGGATAGTGTTTTAGGAGCGTTTATTCTAGGCTTCACTTTTAGCTTAGGGTGGACACCTTGTGTAGGACCAATATTAACTTCTATCTTATTTCTCTCAAGTGGAGGAGGAAGTCCGGTATATGGTGCCTTAATGATGTTTATTTATGTGTTAGGATTGGCAACCCCATTTTTAATTTTTTCTTTCTTCTCAAAACAGTTGGGAAGTAAGATGGGAAGTTTCAGAAAATATCTAGTCCCTTTAAAAAAAATTGGCGGAGTTTTAATTGTTATTATGGGGATTTTATTATTAACAGACCGATTAAATTTGTTTGTATAA
- a CDS encoding redoxin family protein produces MKIWKKLLCSAMLVLGCSTAFAKGEDFSKIMLKDVAGKEYSFGKMKKPTYVKFWASWCPVCLSGLEEIDNLSKEKKDFEVVTVVFPGKKGEKSAVDFKEWYRSLEYKNVKVLLDEKGELLKLVNPRVYPTSVVLDASSKVQKVIPGHLAKAEIKSLFPMLKMDKKMDSKMMNDMMMKDNKMDKMMKDDKNMKMEKAGDSKNEKKKTM; encoded by the coding sequence ATGAAAATATGGAAAAAATTATTATGTAGTGCAATGTTAGTTTTAGGGTGTAGTACAGCTTTTGCAAAGGGAGAAGACTTTTCAAAGATAATGTTAAAAGATGTTGCTGGAAAAGAATATTCTTTTGGTAAAATGAAAAAACCAACCTATGTAAAATTTTGGGCTTCTTGGTGTCCGGTTTGTTTATCCGGTTTAGAAGAAATTGATAATCTTAGCAAAGAAAAGAAAGATTTTGAAGTTGTTACTGTTGTGTTTCCAGGAAAAAAAGGAGAGAAAAGTGCAGTGGACTTTAAAGAATGGTATCGATCATTAGAATATAAAAATGTTAAGGTATTATTAGATGAAAAAGGGGAACTTTTAAAATTAGTAAACCCAAGAGTATATCCAACATCAGTAGTATTGGATGCTTCTTCAAAAGTACAAAAAGTGATTCCAGGACACTTAGCTAAGGCAGAAATTAAATCTTTATTTCCTATGTTGAAAATGGATAAAAAGATGGATTCTAAAATGATGAATGATATGATGATGAAAGACAATAAAATGGATAAAATGATGAAAGATGATAAGAATATGAAAATGGAAAAAGCAGGAGATTCTAAAAACGAAAAAAAAAAGACAATGTAG
- a CDS encoding HAD family hydrolase, translating into MKQIAAFFDIDGTIYRNSLMIEHFKKLIKYELLDMEAYQQHVEESFKLWDTRTGDYDEYLNKLVQSYVKAMKGMLVSYNDFISDQVVYLKGNRVYAYTREKIKWHKEQGHKVIFISGSPDFLVSRMAKKWEADDYKASQYLLDETEKEYSGEIIPMWDSVHKIQALEEFRKKYDIDLTKSYAYGDTNGDISMLTSVGFPRAINPSRELVMKIKETPYLQENAKIIIERKDVIYELDANVKIK; encoded by the coding sequence ATGAAACAGATTGCAGCATTTTTTGATATTGATGGGACAATATATAGAAACTCTTTAATGATAGAACATTTTAAAAAATTGATTAAATATGAACTTTTGGATATGGAGGCGTATCAACAGCATGTTGAGGAGTCTTTTAAATTATGGGATACTCGAACAGGAGACTATGATGAATATTTAAACAAATTGGTACAATCGTATGTGAAAGCAATGAAGGGAATGCTCGTTTCCTACAATGATTTTATTTCAGATCAAGTTGTATATTTAAAAGGAAATCGAGTGTATGCTTACACAAGAGAAAAGATTAAATGGCATAAAGAGCAAGGGCATAAGGTAATTTTTATTTCAGGGAGTCCCGATTTTTTAGTTTCCCGTATGGCTAAGAAATGGGAAGCAGATGATTATAAAGCCTCTCAATATTTACTAGATGAAACAGAAAAAGAATATTCCGGAGAAATTATTCCTATGTGGGATTCTGTACATAAAATACAAGCTTTGGAAGAATTTAGGAAGAAATATGACATTGACTTAACAAAAAGCTATGCTTATGGAGATACGAATGGAGATATTTCTATGCTGACAAGTGTAGGGTTTCCAAGAGCAATTAACCCAAGTCGAGAGCTTGTGATGAAGATAAAAGAAACTCCATATTTGCAAGAGAATGCAAAAATTATTATAGAGAGAAAAGATGTTATCTATGAACTGGATGCAAATGTGAAAATAAAATAG